From the genome of Nakamurella flavida, one region includes:
- the proB gene encoding glutamate 5-kinase, with protein MPDAGAERATRQAVGRARVVVVKVGSSSLTTALGGLDPSRLDGLVDAVAGRVRQGSQVVLVSSGAIAAGLAPLGLKRRPRDLATQQAAASVGQQLLAERYAVSFARHDLTVGQVLLTSDDVVRRAHYRNAQRTFGKLLSFGVVPVVNENDTVATAEIRFGDNDRLAALVAHLVGAQALVLLSDVDSLYTGHPALPSSRRIGYVPDAAALIGVSADARGSDVGTGGMASKLTSALTATGAGIPVLLASAGQAAAALAVGAGSDPADRSDTDTGPTVGTVFAPAHRRTSARLFWLRHAAHPVGSLVLDDGAVAAVTGRRKSLLPAGITAVRGDFGSGDVVELVSGDGTVVARGFVGHDSTELPAIMGRSLSALPEELQHEVVHADDLVVVTEPATAPAPSIPGV; from the coding sequence ATGCCGGACGCCGGTGCGGAGCGGGCGACCCGGCAGGCCGTGGGTCGCGCCAGGGTCGTGGTCGTCAAGGTCGGTTCCTCGTCGCTGACCACCGCGCTCGGCGGGCTGGACCCCAGCCGGCTGGACGGTCTGGTGGACGCCGTCGCCGGACGCGTCCGGCAGGGCAGCCAGGTCGTGCTGGTGTCCTCCGGCGCCATCGCGGCCGGGCTGGCCCCGCTCGGGCTCAAGCGGCGCCCGCGCGATCTGGCCACCCAGCAGGCGGCGGCCTCCGTGGGCCAGCAGTTGCTCGCCGAGCGGTACGCCGTCTCCTTCGCCCGGCACGACCTCACGGTCGGGCAGGTCCTGCTCACCAGCGACGACGTCGTGCGTCGTGCGCACTACCGCAACGCCCAGCGCACCTTCGGCAAGCTGTTGTCCTTCGGGGTCGTCCCCGTGGTCAACGAGAACGACACGGTGGCCACTGCGGAGATCCGGTTCGGTGACAACGACCGACTGGCCGCCCTCGTCGCCCATCTGGTCGGCGCGCAGGCGCTGGTCCTGCTCTCCGACGTGGACTCTCTCTACACCGGCCATCCGGCGCTGCCGTCCTCCCGGCGGATCGGGTACGTGCCGGACGCCGCCGCGCTGATTGGGGTGTCCGCCGACGCCCGGGGCAGCGACGTCGGGACCGGGGGGATGGCGTCCAAGCTGACCTCCGCGCTCACCGCCACCGGTGCGGGCATCCCGGTGCTGCTGGCCTCGGCCGGCCAGGCCGCGGCTGCCCTCGCGGTCGGCGCCGGGTCCGATCCGGCCGACCGCTCGGACACGGACACCGGTCCGACCGTCGGCACCGTCTTCGCCCCGGCCCACCGGCGCACGTCGGCACGGTTGTTCTGGCTCCGGCACGCCGCCCACCCGGTCGGGTCCCTCGTGCTGGACGACGGCGCGGTCGCCGCCGTGACCGGCCGCCGCAAGTCCCTGCTGCCGGCCGGGATCACCGCCGTACGTGGCGATTTCGGCTCCGGCGACGTCGTCGAGCTGGTGTCCGGTGACGGCACCGTGGTCGCCCGGGGCTTCGTCGGGCACGACTCCACGGAGCTGCCGGCGATCATGGGCCGCTCGCTGTCGGCACTGCCCGAGGAGTTGCAGCACGAGGTCGTGCACGCCGACGACCTGGTCGTCGTCACCGAGCCCGCCACCGCACCCGCCCCCTCGATCCCGGGAGTCTGA